The Rhododendron vialii isolate Sample 1 chromosome 3a, ASM3025357v1 nucleotide sequence TAATCCCAAAATCACTTAGTACCCAGCTAGGACCACAAGGAATGTCCTGCTGATAAAGAGCCATTGTTTCCATGAACCAGTTATCATTCATCAACTCCTGGATCCATGTTGGGTTAATTGAACTACCCAAATATTCCTCCACTCCTATCGTTTCacaaggaagaggaagaggaagaggaagaggaggaggaggaggagctggCGGTGAGAGAGGAGGAGCCGCCAGCTGAAGCAGCCCTTCTTCCCTTTTCTCCAGCTCCTTGAGCTTATCAACTACCAACAAAGAGAGTTTATTTAGCCTCCCTATGTCTAGTTCTCTCAAATCACTACCTTCGAATATCTTGTTCATTTCCTCCTGAGCCTCTCGCTTgtcattttttctcttttcccgGTCCCTTTTCTCGATTTCGCCGATGACCCTCTGCCTGAGGTAACCCTCATGTGTCAACATTTTCTGGCTTCTTTCCACCATTGACATGCTCATGAACTTCTCGAACATTCCCTTGACGACTTCGTAAGATGGGAAAAATGCCGGATTGACCTCTTCCGGACTGTAAACAACAGCACATGATTTCACGTCTGCTAATACCGAAAGCTCTTTGGTTTTCTTAAACAAGCCCGCCCTTCTTTTTTTGAGGGCAGCTTTTCTTGAAGAGTCGTTGGCTATCCATGTGAGtgtaattttgtttcttgtcaTTCTGGTGCTTTGAAATACCCATTACACTTGCCAGTATTTATAGCGTAGAATTGTTGTGCAAAGTTTTGTGACCTTAATTGTTGTCCTTCCATTTCAAACAGAGGCGGAGCCGGGATTTAAATTTGTGAGGCACTGTGAGGCTCCGTTCTGGAACgtaaaaaaagcccttattttttaagaaggcaatttcaagctaaaaaattatgaatttattgaaatctaaaaatatgcaatatggatcttatttgaaagatctcatcgagatcttttatacaatgcaaaaaaattaaaaaaatatttttcatttactttatttttgag carries:
- the LOC131321087 gene encoding agamous-like MADS-box protein AGL80, giving the protein MTRNKITLTWIANDSSRKAALKKRRAGLFKKTKELSVLADVKSCAVVYSPEEVNPAFFPSYEVVKGMFEKFMSMSMVERSQKMLTHEGYLRQRVIGEIEKRDREKRKNDKREAQEEMNKIFEGSDLRELDIGRLNKLSLLVVDKLKELEKREEGLLQLAAPPLSPPAPPPPPLPLPLPLPCETIGVEEYLGSSINPTWIQELMNDNWFMETMALYQQDIPCGPSWVLSDFGIMPSEHHAAGSVRAGERRGASGEPS